In Biomphalaria glabrata chromosome 11, xgBioGlab47.1, whole genome shotgun sequence, the following proteins share a genomic window:
- the LOC129928971 gene encoding uncharacterized protein LOC129928971 has product MGQECNVVVTRSMQKEKERLETEHIEHKNSDKVVQENKNDKKANHSHLQTNELEQFHSEEFKVEQKNDETLFKMFKKAQSNINPQENNDPYFKEGLLMKNSQYKNKTVEQIIVPKVYRKTIINTSHNVPFAGHMGVTKTKKRILQDFYWPGITKDVKKHISTCYICQMKSPKGNKIQAPLQTMELTEKPFQKVAVDLIGPMPIESSRNHKYILTLVDTCTRWPESIPLVNISAIDVTRALSEIFSRTGLPEVILSDRGSQFTADITKTFMEMYNIKMKFTTPYHPQSNGLCERFNKTLKQIISKIANDNPQNWNLLLPAALFAYRESIQDTTGFSPFEMLYGANPRGPITTFKESILKSNHDASDKKTAFQHVLNTGNTVINACEIAKEATAKANAASQRRINEHRKLRYFEPGDKVKLLLPDKKNKFFIKWQGPFTILRKVTDVDYEININNRNKVFHINMLQKYNEATDTEEEDDELGTHISCLAIIPEEKEEDMDDLVVPTTTSRQTETWHAVKLDNLSSQRKKDITNLLQEYADIFTDVPGKTTIINHKIKLTSDKPTKSRPYPLPIHYRDFPQKEINDLLEQGIIEHSNSPYAAPIVLVKRSQSSSPRMCVDFRLLNKITCLDSYPMPNPEDLMSQFSGAKYFTKLDLTRGYYQIPMTQDSKQYTAFTTAFGLFQYNYMPFGLVNASSTFNRAIHRMFGQRKDTVSYIDDICVFHNTWEDHIKGLKEIFQQLKDNGFTVKPSKVELAKSEVTFLGYKVGNNSLKTQDDIIKRILDIKIPQTKKQVRSILGLCNFYRCFIPNYASLTTLLTNLTKKGQSNTIPWSPELEETIKKIKYAFAQESILKLPDKKKRFYLATDASSSAIGACLMQEYEGILHPVFFINRKLSSAETRYSTIERECLAIVWAISKFSKYLLGAPFTLQTDHAPLAFLNSKKMSNSRLTRWSLQLMDYQFDVKTVPGKLNVFADTLSRCI; this is encoded by the coding sequence atgGGTCAAGAATGCAATGTAGTAGTCACAAGGTCAatgcaaaaagaaaaggaaagactTGAAACTGAACATATTGAACACAAGAATTCTGATAAAGttgttcaagaaaataaaaatgataagaaGGCAAACCATTCGCATCTACAGACAAATGAACTTGAACAATTTCATAGCGAGGAATTTAAAGTTGAACAGAAAAATgatgaaacattatttaaaatgtttaaaaaggcTCAATCGAACATCAATCCACAAGAAAATAATGATCCTTATTTTAAAGAAGGACTACTTATGAAGAACagtcaatacaaaaataaaactgttgAGCAAATTATAGTTCCAAAAGTATACAGAAAGACCATTATTAATACAAGCCACAATGTACCGTTTGCTGGACATATGGGAGTTACCAAGACCAAGAAAAGAATACTTCAAGATTTTTACTGGCCAGGTATTACTAAAGATGTAAAGAAGCACATTAGTACCTGTTATATTTGTCAAATGAAAAGTCCAAAAGGTAACAAAATACAAGCGCCATTGCAGACAATGGAATTGACTGAGAAACCATTTCAAAAAGTAGCAGTTGACTTAATTGGTCCAATGCCAATTGAATCCAGCAGAAatcacaaatatattttaactttaGTAGACACATGTACTAGATGGCCAGAATCTATTCCGTTAGTCAATATTTCAGCAATTGATGTTACCAGAGCTTTATCTGAAATTTTTTCAAGGACAGGGTTACCTGAAGTTATACTTTCTGACCGAGGTAGTCAGTTTACAGCAGATATAACTAAGACATTTATGGAGATGTACAACATCAAGATGAAGTTTACGACACCATACCATCCTCAAAGCAACGGGCTTTGTGAACGGtttaacaaaacattgaaacaaATTATATCAAAAATAGCAAATGATAATCCGCAGAATTGGAATCTTCTTTTACCAGCTGCATTATTTGCTTATAGAGAAAGTATCCAAGACACCACAGGATTTTCTCCTTTTGAAATGTTATATGGAGCTAATCCAAGAGGTCCTATAACTACCTTCAAAGAATCAATACTAAAGTCAAACCATGATGCATCAGATAAGAAAACCGCATTTCAGCATGTTCTCAATACAGGAAATACAGTAATAAATGCATGTGAAATAGCTAAGGAAGCAACAGCCAAAGCTAATGCTGCAAGTCAAAGAAGAATAAATGAACATAGAAAACTTAGGTACTTTGAACCAGGCGAcaaagttaaattattattacctgATAAGAAAAATAAGTTCTTTATTAAATGGCAGGGTCCATTTACTATTTTAAGAAAAGTCACAGATGTagattatgaaataaatatcaataacagAAACAAAGTGTTTCATATCAACATGCTACAGAAATACAACGAAGCTACTGATACAGAAGAAGAAGACGATGAACTTGGAACACATATTTCATGCTTAGCGATTATTCCAGAAGAAAAAGAGGAGGATATGGATGACTTAGTAGTGCCAACTACAACTTCTAGACAGACTGAAACCTGGCATGCTGTCAAATTGGACAATTTATCAtcacagagaaaaaaagatataacGAATCTACTCCAAGAGTATGCTGATATATTTACAGATGTTCCAGGTAAAACAACTATTATAAATCATAAAATTAAATTGACAAGTGACAAACCTACCAAGTCACGTCCATATCCACTACCTATTCACTATAGAGATTTCCCTCAGAAAGAAATCAATGATCTTTTAGAACAAGGCATAATTGAACACTCGAATTCACCTTATGCTGCTCCAATAGTACTAGTAAAACGTTCACAGTCATCATCGCCAAGAATGTGTGTAGATTTTCgactgttaaataaaataacatgccTTGATTCATATCCAATGCCTAATCCAGAGGATTTAATGTCACAGTTTTCTGGAGCTAAGTATTTTACGAAACTCGATTTGACAAGAGGATATTATCAAATACCTATGACACAGGATTCAAAACAATACACTGCTTTTACTACAGCCTTTGGCCTTTTTCAATATAATTACATGCCATTCGGTTTAGTAAATGCTAGCAGTACTTTTAACCGAGCAATTCATAGGATGTTCGGACAACGAAAAGACACAGTGTCCTATATTGACGACATATGTGTGTTTCATAATACATGGGAAGATCATATTAAAGGACTCAAAGAAATCTTCCAACAATTGAAAGACAATGGATTTACTGTAAAACCAAGCAAAGTTGAATTAGCAAAATCAGAAGTTACATTTTTAGGTTATAAAGTTGGAAACAATTCACTGAAAACACAGGACgatattattaaacgaatttTGGACATTAAAATACCTCAAACAAAAAAGCAGGTTAGAAGTATATTAGGACTTTGTAATTTTTACAGATGCTTTATTCCAAATTACGCATCACTGACAACACTTCTTACTAACCTTACGAAGAAAGGACAATCTAACACGATTCCATGGTCACCAGAATTAGAAGAGACCATAAAGAAAATTAAGTATGCTTTTGCACAAGAATCCATTTTGAAATTACCAGACAAGAAGAAGCGGTTTTATCTTGCTACAGATGCTTCCTCATCGGCAATAGGAGCATGTCTAATGCAAGAATATGAAGGCATTCTACATCCTGTATTTTTTATAAACAGAAAACTATCTTCAGCAGAGACCAGATACTCGACCATAGAGCGAGAGTGCCTGGCGATTGTCTGGGCCATTTCAAAATTTAGCAAATACCTGTTGGGAGCACCTTTTACTTTACAGACAGATCATGCACCACTGGCATTTCTCAActctaaaaaaatgtcaaatagtCGTCTGACACGATGGAGTTTGCAGTTAATGGACTATCAGTTTGATGTAAAGACTGTTCCAGGAAAATTGAATGTTTTTGCTGATACTTTGTCCAGATGTATTTAG